A stretch of the Esox lucius isolate fEsoLuc1 chromosome 2, fEsoLuc1.pri, whole genome shotgun sequence genome encodes the following:
- the tlnrd1 gene encoding talin rod domain-containing protein 1: MASSGSGKSASECSSGTQSSGLQQRKKLSSICDTCKGKMQLVADLLLLSSETRPVVTADGTAVAETFEQCRDTIIARTKELSILIHDIQSHLNMGRFVEVGERLLEMGDLVVSLTECSAHAAYLAAVETSGSQPCLPGLVDRYKVTRCRHEVEQSCAVLRVTALPDLTPQLLLELSQNISRNLKTLTDASGLASERSKDRFAKEQFKLGVKSMSTSGTALLACIREVKTQPSELTRNRCVLFSAALVQAVNALVGFATEPQFLGRAASVSQEGKGVQTAVLGGVMSVVSACVLLTQGLRDVSKHPESSTKMVDYRERLRNSACAVSDGCTLLSQALRERSSPRTLPPVNSHSVN, translated from the coding sequence ATGGCTAGTAGTGGCTCGGGGAAGTCAGCTAGCGAGTGTTCGAGCGGTACACAGAGCAGCGGCTTGCAGCAGAGGAAGAAGCTGTCATCCATCTGCGATACGTGCAAGGGCAAGATGCAGCTTGTGGCCGACCTGCTCCTGCTGTCCAGTGAGACGCGACCCGTGGTCACAGCGGATGGCACGGCGGTGGCCGAGACCTTTGAGCAGTGCCGCGACACAATCATCGCCCGCACTAAGGAGCTTTCTATCCTGATCCATGACATTCAGTCACACCTCAACATGGGCCGCTTTGTTGAGGTCGGGGAGCGCTTGCTAGAGATGGGGGACCTGGTGGTGTCGTTGACCGAGTGTTCAGCGCACGCCGCCTACCTTGCGGCGGTTGAGACCTCAGGTTCTCAGCCATGTCTACCGGGGCTGGTTGACCGCTACAAGGTGACCCGGTGTCGCCACGAGGTGGAGCAGAGCTGTGCGGTCCTCCGGGTTACGGCGCTGCCAGACCTCACGCCCCAGCTTCTCCTGGAGCTTTCTCAGAACATCTCACGCAACCTCAAGACCCTGACGGACGCCTCAGGCCTGGCCAGCGAGAGGTCCAAGGACCGTTTTGCCAAGGAACAGTTTAAGCTCGGCGTCAAGAGCATGAGCACGAGTGGCACGGCCCTGCTGGCCTGCATCCGCGAGGTCAAAACACAGCCCAGCGAGCTGACGCGCAACCGCTGCGTCCTGTTCAGCGCGGCACTCGTCCAGGCCGTCAATGCCCTGGTGGGCTTCGCCACGGAGCCACAGTTTCTGGGCAGGGCTGCCAGTGTGTCCCAGGAGGGTAAGGGTGTGCAGACCGCCGTCCTGGGCGGCGTCATGAGCGTGGTGTCGGCGTGTGTCCTCCTCACTCAGGGCCTCCGAGACGTCTCCAAGCATCCCGAGAGCAGCACCAAGATGGTGGACTACAGGGAACGCCTGCGCAACTCTGCGTGCGCTGTGTCGGACGGATGCACTCTGCTGTCGCAGGCACTGAGGGAGAGGTCGTCGCCCAGGACCCTGCCGCCGGTAAATTCCCATTCTGTGAATTAG